From Halanaeroarchaeum sulfurireducens, a single genomic window includes:
- a CDS encoding cob(I)yrinic acid a,c-diamide adenosyltransferase codes for MTDGDPQDGTEREGTDGDRPPQPEPIEPAAPSDFGRVQIWWGNGKGKTTAALGMGLRAVGHGFRVHMLQFMKGGAPGVEPVRGEYNAIAQVPGYTYENVGHYGWHTPTDESDAAHAADARAGLERARGLLEAASRADLATPFSLDSSPDEGVHLLVLDEILYAANRGLIDPDAVVDLVETKPADLELVLTGGHEPPDYLGDRPDLIANVQKVTHHFDDGVTGRRGTEY; via the coding sequence ATGACGGACGGGGACCCACAGGACGGGACCGAACGGGAGGGGACGGACGGGGACCGACCGCCCCAGCCAGAGCCGATCGAACCGGCAGCCCCGTCGGACTTCGGTCGCGTCCAGATCTGGTGGGGCAACGGCAAGGGAAAGACGACGGCCGCACTGGGAATGGGACTTCGGGCCGTGGGCCACGGCTTCCGTGTTCACATGCTACAGTTCATGAAGGGCGGTGCGCCCGGCGTTGAACCGGTGCGTGGCGAGTACAACGCGATCGCACAGGTGCCCGGATACACGTACGAAAACGTCGGTCACTACGGTTGGCACACCCCAACAGACGAGTCCGACGCAGCCCACGCCGCTGACGCGCGCGCCGGTCTCGAACGCGCACGGGGGCTCCTCGAGGCCGCGAGCCGCGCTGATCTGGCGACGCCGTTCTCCCTCGACAGTTCACCCGACGAGGGCGTCCACCTGCTCGTCCTCGATGAGATCCTCTACGCAGCCAATCGTGGGTTGATCGATCCCGACGCGGTCGTCGATCTGGTCGAGACGAAGCCAGCCGACCTCGAACTCGTCCTCACCGGCGGACACGAGCCACCTGACTATCTCGGTGACCGACCAGACCTCATCGCGAACGTGCAAAAGGTCACCCACCACTTCGACGACGGGGTCACTGGACGACGCGGGACCGAATACTGA
- the pdxT gene encoding pyridoxal 5'-phosphate synthase glutaminase subunit PdxT — MSLTAGIIAVQGNVSEHARAIERAGSGHGETVDVVEIRTAGHIPECDVLVIPGGESTTISRLIHQEGIASEIVTHVERGKPLLATCAGLIVAARDVQDERVENLGVVDVTVKRNAFGRQKDSFETRLDIRGMEESFPAVFIRAPLVTDVGDGVEVLASHDDDIVAVRDPPVIGTVFHPELTGASQIHDLAFFDAVPE, encoded by the coding sequence ATGAGCCTGACGGCTGGGATCATCGCGGTGCAAGGCAATGTTAGCGAGCATGCCAGGGCAATCGAACGCGCCGGTAGCGGCCACGGGGAGACAGTCGACGTTGTCGAAATTCGAACCGCTGGACATATTCCCGAGTGCGACGTCCTCGTGATCCCGGGAGGGGAATCCACGACGATCTCGCGACTCATCCATCAGGAAGGGATCGCATCCGAGATTGTCACTCATGTCGAGCGGGGGAAGCCGCTCTTGGCAACGTGTGCTGGACTGATCGTTGCCGCACGAGACGTCCAGGACGAACGCGTGGAAAACCTGGGTGTGGTCGATGTGACGGTGAAACGGAATGCGTTCGGTCGGCAGAAGGACAGCTTCGAGACGAGACTCGACATCCGAGGTATGGAGGAGTCCTTCCCTGCCGTCTTCATCCGCGCACCACTCGTGACGGACGTTGGCGACGGGGTCGAGGTGCTCGCGAGCCACGACGATGACATCGTCGCCGTTCGGGACCCACCCGTGATCGGTACGGTTTTTCATCCGGAACTCACCGGAGCCTCTCAAATTCACGATCTGGCATTCTTTGACGCTGTTCCGGAGTGA
- the pdxS gene encoding pyridoxal 5'-phosphate synthase lyase subunit PdxS, protein MDDATDLEDLRRGTDLIKQGFAQMQKGGVIMDVVNPEQARIAEDVGAVAVMALEAVPADIRKRGGVARMADPGDVQEIIDAVSIPVMGKARIGHTKEAEILEAIGVDMIDESEVLTPADEQYHIDKERFTAPFVNGARDLGEALRRINEGAAMIRTKGEAGTGDVNQAVYHQRAIKSAIRELSGMVAEEREAWAREHDAPADLVHETAEQGRLPVVNFAAGGIATPADAALMMHHGCDGIFVGSGIFGAENPKGMGEAIVKAVNNWDNAERLAQIADGTGSGMKGEANVDLPEEERLQGRGV, encoded by the coding sequence ATGGACGACGCGACCGATCTGGAAGATCTCCGCCGGGGCACGGACCTAATCAAACAAGGGTTTGCACAGATGCAAAAGGGCGGCGTCATCATGGACGTCGTCAATCCCGAACAGGCTCGTATCGCCGAGGACGTGGGTGCCGTCGCCGTCATGGCGCTCGAAGCCGTTCCGGCCGACATTCGAAAACGTGGTGGTGTGGCCAGGATGGCCGATCCAGGGGACGTTCAGGAGATCATCGACGCAGTATCGATCCCGGTAATGGGAAAAGCCCGAATCGGTCACACGAAAGAGGCGGAGATTCTTGAAGCGATCGGCGTGGATATGATCGACGAAAGCGAAGTGCTCACTCCCGCCGACGAGCAGTACCATATCGACAAAGAGCGCTTCACTGCTCCATTCGTCAATGGAGCCCGCGATCTTGGCGAAGCCCTCCGTCGTATCAACGAAGGGGCCGCTATGATCCGAACAAAAGGGGAAGCCGGAACCGGCGATGTGAATCAGGCGGTCTATCATCAGCGCGCCATCAAAAGCGCCATCCGGGAGCTCTCGGGAATGGTCGCAGAAGAACGGGAGGCGTGGGCCCGAGAACACGACGCACCTGCTGATTTAGTCCACGAAACAGCCGAGCAGGGACGCCTCCCGGTGGTGAATTTCGCCGCTGGTGGTATCGCCACACCGGCGGACGCGGCACTCATGATGCACCACGGGTGTGACGGTATTTTCGTGGGGAGCGGCATTTTCGGGGCCGAAAACCCCAAAGGGATGGGCGAAGCGATCGTCAAAGCCGTCAACAACTGGGATAATGCCGAGAGACTGGCCCAGATCGCAGATGGAACCGGCTCGGGGATGAAAGGAGAAGCCAACGTTGACCTTCCCGAAGAGGAACGTCTCCAGGGCCGTGGCGTGTGA
- a CDS encoding DUF7111 family protein has translation MNDTTTAGNSVESTYFETETERVIKFVRGDTVAVVALNNAGYGMLKVRSALDGEELERYYGLDMALDHAGDLLDHPPNDLPVPDEATDMGM, from the coding sequence ATGAATGACACCACGACAGCGGGTAATAGCGTCGAATCGACATATTTCGAGACCGAAACGGAACGCGTCATCAAATTTGTCCGCGGAGATACCGTGGCGGTCGTCGCCCTGAACAATGCCGGGTACGGAATGCTAAAAGTGAGGAGCGCGTTGGACGGCGAAGAACTCGAACGATACTATGGCCTCGATATGGCCCTCGATCACGCCGGTGACCTGCTCGACCATCCCCCGAACGATCTTCCCGTTCCAGACGAGGCCACCGATATGGGAATGTAA
- the nadC gene encoding carboxylating nicotinate-nucleotide diphosphorylase, which yields MIATSDVERWLREDIGHHDVTNHVRGETEGRLVAKEPGVIAGLDAATAVFEYLGVDIETSIQNGDHVEAGDIVLRTDGSARETLRGERVAVNLVGHAAGIATKTREAVRAARDVDDSVRIACTRKTTPGLRGIEKRAVNAGDGDTHRLDLSHMVMVKENHIAELGLVGAVEHFRDLVSFTTKIEVEVERPEDAPRAAAVGADIVLMDNMDPAATKRAVDLLRETEHGGLVEASGGITIEDVPNYAATGVDVISMGSLTHSADMLDLSFRID from the coding sequence ATGATCGCGACCAGCGACGTGGAGAGGTGGCTACGGGAGGATATCGGCCACCACGACGTCACAAACCACGTTCGGGGCGAGACCGAGGGTCGTCTCGTCGCCAAGGAGCCGGGGGTGATCGCTGGCCTCGACGCCGCTACTGCCGTCTTCGAGTATCTCGGTGTCGACATCGAGACGTCCATCCAGAACGGCGATCACGTCGAGGCAGGGGATATCGTCCTCCGGACCGACGGATCGGCACGCGAAACGCTCCGGGGCGAGCGCGTCGCAGTCAATCTCGTCGGACACGCCGCCGGGATCGCGACGAAGACTCGCGAGGCAGTTCGCGCAGCCAGGGACGTCGACGACTCGGTTCGAATCGCCTGCACCCGGAAAACCACGCCCGGTCTTCGGGGAATCGAGAAACGGGCTGTGAATGCTGGCGACGGCGACACCCATCGGCTCGACCTCTCGCACATGGTGATGGTCAAGGAAAATCACATCGCCGAACTGGGTCTCGTCGGTGCAGTCGAACACTTTCGCGACCTGGTCTCGTTCACGACGAAGATCGAAGTCGAAGTCGAGAGGCCTGAAGACGCCCCGCGTGCTGCAGCGGTTGGCGCCGACATCGTCCTGATGGACAATATGGACCCAGCAGCGACGAAACGAGCGGTCGACCTTCTCAGGGAGACCGAACACGGTGGACTAGTGGAGGCCTCCGGTGGCATCACGATCGAAGACGTCCCCAACTACGCGGCAACGGGCGTCGACGTCATCTCGATGGGTAGTTTGACCCATTCGGCAGATATGCTCGATCTATCGTTTCGAATCGATTGA
- a CDS encoding L-aspartate oxidase, translating to MTESTTDVLVIGSGIAGSAAALAAARGGAEVTIATKATRPRGASSWWAQGGIAISKNDREQFKRDILAASDDTADPAAVDILVNEANEVVKDVLRETLEVEFDRNGDSLDFGQEAAHSDERILHVDASTGKAIHVPFLNYLEARDNVEIEENTTALELIRHDGRVFGAMLEHEGNIESTFAGATILATGGIGELYPDSTNPAGMTGGGVAMAALAGASVADMEYVQFHPTVCVDADEQFLVSEAVRGEGAVLRNGDGERFMPEYHDDAELAPRDVVARSVESEREKTGEVRLDTSPLDFAEQFPDLVELCETNGIDHHEGIPVAPAEHFICGGIVVDERGRSSVDNLYAVGETARTGVHGANRLASTGLLEGLVWGLRAGEDAVSVAHRTPVATRTIETPELLDTDPELPDQFARDKLQRLRGIMAEDVGLERTPVGLKRAQTGLRQLKGEVDAYVRTRTSRSLYELRNATVTALLIAQAAEENAQSRGTHYLVEDPLPEATR from the coding sequence ATGACGGAGAGCACCACCGACGTTCTCGTCATCGGATCCGGTATCGCAGGCTCCGCAGCAGCACTGGCGGCCGCCCGTGGCGGTGCAGAGGTAACGATCGCGACGAAAGCAACCCGTCCCAGGGGAGCCTCGTCGTGGTGGGCCCAGGGCGGAATTGCCATCTCGAAGAACGACCGAGAGCAGTTCAAACGAGATATCCTGGCCGCATCGGACGACACCGCCGATCCAGCTGCCGTCGATATCCTCGTAAACGAGGCCAACGAGGTCGTCAAAGACGTTTTACGGGAGACGCTGGAGGTCGAGTTTGACCGGAACGGCGACAGCCTGGACTTCGGCCAGGAGGCCGCCCACAGCGACGAACGGATCCTCCACGTCGATGCCTCGACCGGCAAGGCGATCCACGTCCCGTTCCTCAACTACCTCGAGGCTCGCGACAATGTCGAGATCGAAGAGAACACGACGGCGCTCGAACTGATTCGTCACGATGGTCGTGTTTTCGGTGCGATGCTCGAACACGAGGGGAACATCGAATCCACCTTCGCAGGGGCGACGATCCTCGCGACCGGGGGGATCGGTGAACTGTACCCCGACTCCACCAACCCGGCCGGTATGACCGGCGGTGGCGTTGCTATGGCGGCACTGGCAGGGGCCAGCGTCGCCGACATGGAATACGTCCAGTTTCACCCGACCGTCTGCGTCGACGCCGACGAGCAGTTTCTCGTCAGCGAAGCCGTCCGTGGCGAGGGGGCGGTCCTCCGAAATGGGGACGGAGAACGGTTCATGCCCGAATACCACGACGATGCCGAACTCGCGCCCCGAGACGTGGTTGCGCGTTCGGTCGAATCCGAACGAGAGAAAACAGGCGAGGTCCGTCTCGATACCTCACCACTGGACTTTGCCGAGCAGTTTCCGGATCTCGTGGAACTATGCGAGACCAACGGCATCGATCACCACGAGGGCATCCCGGTCGCGCCCGCGGAGCACTTCATCTGTGGTGGCATCGTCGTCGACGAGCGCGGTCGATCGTCGGTCGACAATCTCTACGCCGTCGGCGAAACCGCCCGAACCGGTGTTCACGGTGCGAACCGCCTCGCGAGTACGGGTCTGCTCGAAGGACTCGTCTGGGGGCTTCGAGCCGGCGAAGACGCCGTCAGCGTGGCACACCGAACCCCGGTTGCGACCAGAACTATCGAAACGCCGGAACTGCTTGACACCGACCCCGAACTGCCCGACCAGTTCGCCCGTGACAAGCTCCAGCGTCTGCGGGGAATTATGGCCGAGGACGTTGGCCTCGAACGGACCCCCGTGGGATTGAAACGGGCCCAGACAGGCCTGCGCCAACTCAAGGGCGAGGTGGATGCCTACGTCCGAACGCGCACCTCGCGATCACTGTACGAACTCCGGAACGCTACCGTTACCGCGCTGCTGATTGCCCAGGCCGCAGAGGAGAATGCCCAGAGTCGCGGCACTCACTACCTCGTCGAGGACCCCCTGCCAGAGGCCACCAGATGA
- the nadA gene encoding quinolinate synthase NadA codes for MPAIDGATFENDDCQFEYDNLEQLPPEYSNLDEGDRTDRIEKARAELGDDVVILGHNYQRREIIEHADFIGDSYQLSKKAADTDAEYVIFGGVRFMAESADIITDDDQTVILPNMEASCPMAGLAETRQAKAAWETISAETDGDVIPITYMNSYAALKAFSADHGGLVCTSSNADRAFEYAFDKGDTVLFLPDEHLGANTAHSLGLEEETVTWNPWDTDAKSISKAVDNDVILWNGYCQVHERFRVEHVEQARENYPDANVIVHPECRREVVAAADIAGSTADIIRAVEEADPGETWVIGTEIHLTNHLQRWHPNVTVVPLGGDAGTDCNAMGQIDPNYLTWVIEELAAGYERNVIEVSPDERELAKLALDRMLEI; via the coding sequence ATGCCAGCAATTGACGGGGCGACGTTCGAGAACGATGACTGTCAGTTCGAATATGACAATCTCGAACAGTTACCGCCCGAATATAGCAACCTCGACGAAGGGGATCGGACCGACCGTATCGAGAAGGCACGCGCCGAACTGGGTGACGACGTCGTCATCCTGGGCCACAATTACCAGCGGCGGGAGATAATCGAACACGCCGATTTCATCGGCGACTCCTACCAGTTGAGCAAAAAAGCGGCCGACACCGACGCCGAGTACGTGATCTTCGGCGGTGTGCGGTTCATGGCCGAGTCAGCGGACATCATCACCGACGACGACCAGACCGTGATCCTCCCCAACATGGAGGCATCCTGCCCGATGGCTGGACTGGCCGAGACACGCCAGGCCAAAGCGGCATGGGAGACAATCAGCGCCGAAACCGACGGCGATGTCATCCCGATCACGTACATGAACAGCTATGCAGCTCTGAAGGCCTTCAGTGCAGACCATGGTGGACTGGTCTGTACCTCTTCGAACGCCGACCGAGCCTTCGAGTACGCGTTCGACAAAGGCGATACAGTCCTCTTTTTGCCGGACGAACACCTCGGTGCGAACACCGCCCACAGTCTGGGTCTCGAAGAGGAAACCGTCACGTGGAACCCCTGGGACACCGACGCGAAGTCCATCTCGAAAGCTGTTGATAACGACGTGATCCTCTGGAACGGCTACTGTCAGGTCCACGAGCGATTCCGGGTCGAACACGTCGAACAGGCCAGGGAGAACTATCCCGACGCGAACGTCATCGTCCACCCCGAGTGCCGCCGGGAGGTCGTTGCGGCCGCCGACATCGCGGGGTCGACCGCAGACATCATTCGTGCCGTCGAAGAGGCCGATCCCGGCGAAACGTGGGTAATCGGCACGGAAATTCACCTCACCAATCACCTCCAGCGGTGGCACCCCAACGTTACCGTGGTTCCTCTGGGTGGCGACGCCGGCACGGACTGCAACGCGATGGGCCAGATAGACCCCAACTATCTGACGTGGGTCATCGAAGAGTTGGCTGCGGGATACGAGCGAAACGTCATCGAGGTGTCTCCCGATGAGAGGGAGCTCGCCAAACTGGCACTCGATCGGATGCTGGAAATATGA
- a CDS encoding BCCT family transporter: MTDPTENTSRRDEQTVRERFFHADLDRDPGDTNVQLFGIDVHPVVFPLSVLTLAVFVAITIGLGEQAETAYQAVFDSVNRNFGWLYVLAVNVFIVALVGFASSRFGAIRLGGADAEPEFSRLEWLAMLFTAGMGVGLLFFGVAEPMYHFASGGGSFFDVSPETPAAGRAATAITMFHWGFHPWAIYGVVGLGLAFFAFNRGLPLSFRSIFYPLLGDRIYGVPGHVVDLAAVIATIFGLATTVGLASLQINAGLDFLATTYVATGLPTTIWSSVIIIAVIIVITTMSVVAGLERGIRRLSQVNVVLMVTMLLFVVLVGPTVFLLDVFNSGIGAYLGNFLALSFHAEAFAGSDAGWQHGWTIFFWGFWITWAPFVGMFIARISKGRTIREFVGGVLVVPALFSLVWMAAFNGAAIFVELNVLSGGVLGPLQDHGRAVALFEMLSFYPFTVATSLIATVNLVTFAVTSIDSGSLVTSYLTAGGKQELRTRQRVLWPIFIGGTAIVLLVGNGLKALQTAVIATGLPFVVLILAMVYAIYLGLRREVEIQRSPSYQEAVKQPPDSE; encoded by the coding sequence GTGACTGATCCCACCGAAAACACGTCCAGACGGGACGAACAGACGGTTCGAGAACGGTTTTTCCACGCAGATCTCGACAGGGATCCCGGTGATACGAACGTTCAACTGTTCGGCATTGACGTCCACCCGGTCGTTTTCCCGCTCTCGGTGCTCACACTCGCGGTATTCGTCGCAATCACGATTGGACTGGGAGAGCAGGCCGAAACGGCGTATCAGGCGGTGTTCGACTCCGTCAACAGAAACTTCGGCTGGCTGTACGTGTTGGCGGTCAACGTCTTCATCGTCGCACTGGTCGGGTTTGCATCCAGCCGCTTCGGGGCCATCAGACTCGGCGGGGCCGATGCGGAACCGGAGTTTTCTCGGCTCGAATGGCTCGCAATGCTGTTCACTGCCGGCATGGGGGTTGGTCTGCTGTTTTTCGGCGTTGCCGAACCGATGTACCATTTCGCCTCCGGCGGCGGGTCGTTTTTCGACGTTTCACCGGAAACACCCGCTGCTGGCCGAGCAGCGACGGCGATCACGATGTTCCACTGGGGCTTTCACCCGTGGGCGATCTACGGAGTGGTCGGTCTGGGGCTTGCCTTTTTTGCCTTCAATCGCGGACTCCCGCTCAGCTTCCGGTCCATTTTCTATCCATTGCTTGGTGATCGGATCTACGGTGTCCCGGGCCACGTGGTCGATCTCGCTGCGGTTATCGCGACCATCTTCGGGCTGGCGACGACCGTGGGTCTCGCTTCCCTCCAGATCAATGCGGGACTCGACTTCCTGGCCACGACCTACGTGGCTACCGGCCTCCCTACCACCATCTGGAGTTCGGTCATCATTATCGCAGTAATCATCGTCATCACCACGATGTCGGTCGTTGCTGGCCTCGAGAGGGGTATCAGACGGCTGTCACAGGTGAACGTGGTTCTCATGGTCACGATGCTTTTGTTCGTGGTCCTCGTCGGGCCGACGGTGTTCCTGTTGGACGTTTTCAATAGTGGGATCGGAGCGTATCTGGGGAACTTCCTCGCGCTGAGTTTTCATGCTGAAGCGTTCGCCGGGTCGGACGCCGGCTGGCAACACGGGTGGACGATCTTCTTCTGGGGCTTCTGGATCACCTGGGCCCCCTTCGTCGGCATGTTCATCGCACGCATCTCGAAGGGCCGAACGATCCGGGAGTTTGTGGGCGGGGTGCTGGTCGTGCCAGCGCTATTCTCGTTGGTCTGGATGGCTGCGTTCAACGGGGCTGCGATATTCGTCGAACTGAACGTTCTCAGTGGTGGGGTCCTCGGGCCACTGCAGGACCACGGTCGGGCAGTCGCGTTGTTCGAGATGCTGTCGTTCTATCCATTCACGGTTGCGACGAGCCTCATCGCTACGGTGAATCTGGTGACGTTTGCAGTGACGTCGATCGATTCGGGTTCGCTGGTCACGAGCTATCTGACTGCCGGCGGGAAACAGGAGCTGAGGACACGCCAGCGGGTCTTGTGGCCGATATTTATCGGCGGAACCGCGATCGTGTTGCTGGTGGGGAATGGGCTAAAGGCCCTCCAGACTGCCGTAATCGCAACCGGCCTCCCCTTCGTGGTGCTCATCTTGGCCATGGTGTATGCGATCTATCTGGGGCTTCGCCGTGAGGTCGAAATTCAGCGATCGCCGTCGTATCAGGAAGCGGTGAAACAGCCCCCAGATTCAGAATAG
- a CDS encoding PAS domain S-box protein yields MDSIPIMSGPSERETETATETAARGDERHDDWYRKLVEEATDITVVLDSNGTMTYVSPAVKRLLGYTPTDMIGEDGHEYVHPEDGDDVSDAIQKLREPPMDPETVEFRCRHDDGTWRWLEVTMRNRLDGEIGGIIVNGRDITERKERETELQTTKERMTMALEGANLGIWDWDMVTDEVARDELLTQMLGYERSEMGDHLEGWEQVVHPDGKKRHDEALAEHIEERTPYYQCEYRLKTKSGDWKWVRTMGKVVERDESGEPVRAVGIHQDIDDRKRAELELKSERDMFKNGPAVVFKWVDAEGWPITYVSKNVERVFGYTPAELQEHEFEYGDLVHSGDLDRIEQEMSAYVDEETDLFNPEPYRVTTAEGDVRWVAEYTKTLQEDGDRNHLIGYIVDITERKRRERQLEAREEKYRSLFENTRDALMLMDRDGYLDCNHRALELFGVDSVEEFLRYSPWEFSPQTQPDGSDSKEGALDWIDEAFEEGEAFFEWTHQRIDGTNFPAEVKLSRFEYDGDYIIHALVRDITERKEQKQELAAERNRIRAITNAIPDVTVVYDREGRYREILTGREDLLPADPSELTGSKATDVLPPDVAGTIVESLKASLDTGAVQTVEYSLDLEGESTWFEGRIAPIPDEGHDEVVLLARDTTERKEYEQQLEEQRDNLDILNQVLRHDIRNDIQLITAYAELLEAEADEEEFAEYIETILENANHVIELTKSAREVADVMQSAEKELKQVGLRTVLSNEIEEVRAAYPEADVVEATAIPQVTVQANDMLESVFRNLLKNAIQHNDTETPRVAVSVTDRDETVHIRVADNGPGVPDEQKERIFGKGKKGLDSQGTGIGLYLVKTLVGNYSGDIWVEDRDEQGLSDSQAIPDDEREGAVFVVELPKVKLE; encoded by the coding sequence ATGGATAGCATACCGATTATGTCGGGCCCGAGTGAGAGGGAGACCGAAACAGCGACAGAAACAGCGGCGAGGGGTGACGAGCGCCACGACGACTGGTACCGGAAACTCGTCGAGGAGGCGACCGACATCACCGTGGTCCTCGACTCCAACGGAACGATGACATACGTGAGCCCTGCTGTGAAGCGTCTTCTCGGCTATACTCCGACCGACATGATCGGTGAGGACGGACACGAATACGTCCACCCCGAGGACGGTGACGATGTTTCCGACGCGATCCAGAAGCTACGAGAGCCCCCTATGGACCCCGAAACCGTCGAATTCCGGTGTCGCCACGATGATGGGACGTGGCGCTGGCTCGAAGTCACCATGCGAAACCGACTGGACGGCGAAATCGGGGGTATCATCGTGAACGGCCGTGACATAACCGAGCGAAAGGAACGGGAAACAGAACTACAGACCACCAAAGAGCGCATGACGATGGCTCTCGAGGGCGCGAATCTCGGGATTTGGGACTGGGACATGGTGACCGACGAGGTGGCTCGTGACGAGTTACTCACCCAGATGCTGGGCTACGAACGATCCGAAATGGGGGACCATCTCGAGGGATGGGAACAGGTCGTTCATCCGGACGGGAAAAAACGACACGACGAGGCGTTGGCCGAACACATCGAAGAAAGAACGCCGTATTACCAGTGTGAGTACCGACTGAAGACGAAGTCCGGCGACTGGAAGTGGGTGCGAACCATGGGGAAGGTCGTCGAGCGAGACGAATCCGGAGAACCGGTCCGGGCAGTGGGTATTCATCAGGATATCGACGACAGAAAGCGGGCAGAACTGGAACTGAAATCCGAGCGGGATATGTTCAAAAACGGGCCGGCCGTCGTCTTCAAATGGGTAGACGCCGAGGGGTGGCCCATCACGTACGTCTCAAAGAACGTCGAAAGGGTTTTCGGGTACACCCCTGCTGAACTCCAGGAACACGAATTCGAGTACGGTGATCTCGTCCACTCCGGGGACCTCGACCGAATCGAGCAGGAGATGTCAGCGTACGTCGACGAGGAAACTGACCTGTTCAATCCCGAACCCTATCGAGTGACCACTGCGGAGGGCGACGTTCGGTGGGTGGCCGAGTACACCAAAACCCTTCAGGAAGACGGCGATCGTAACCACTTGATCGGGTACATCGTCGATATTACGGAACGGAAACGGCGCGAACGCCAACTCGAGGCGCGCGAGGAGAAGTACCGAAGCCTGTTCGAGAATACTCGGGACGCCCTGATGCTGATGGATCGTGACGGGTATCTCGATTGCAACCACCGGGCGCTGGAATTGTTCGGTGTCGATTCGGTCGAGGAGTTCCTCAGATACTCACCCTGGGAGTTCTCACCTCAGACACAGCCCGACGGGAGCGACTCGAAAGAGGGGGCACTCGATTGGATCGACGAAGCCTTCGAGGAGGGTGAGGCATTTTTCGAATGGACCCACCAGCGCATCGACGGAACGAATTTCCCAGCGGAAGTGAAACTCAGTCGGTTCGAGTACGATGGCGATTACATCATCCACGCACTCGTACGTGATATCACCGAACGAAAGGAGCAAAAACAGGAACTCGCTGCCGAACGAAACCGCATCAGGGCGATCACGAACGCGATTCCGGACGTGACGGTCGTCTACGATAGGGAGGGGCGGTATCGGGAGATCCTCACCGGTCGGGAGGATCTCCTCCCCGCCGACCCGTCGGAACTCACCGGCTCGAAAGCCACCGATGTATTGCCTCCCGACGTCGCTGGGACTATCGTCGAGAGCCTGAAGGCATCACTGGATACGGGAGCAGTTCAAACGGTAGAGTATTCACTCGATTTGGAGGGGGAATCGACGTGGTTTGAGGGACGAATCGCGCCGATACCGGACGAGGGCCACGACGAGGTTGTGCTACTCGCCAGAGATACTACCGAGCGCAAGGAGTATGAACAGCAATTAGAGGAGCAACGTGACAACCTCGATATCCTCAACCAGGTACTGCGTCACGACATCCGAAATGATATCCAACTGATCACTGCGTACGCCGAGTTGCTCGAAGCCGAGGCCGACGAAGAAGAGTTTGCGGAGTACATCGAAACAATCCTCGAGAACGCCAATCATGTGATCGAACTCACTAAATCCGCTCGAGAGGTGGCCGATGTGATGCAGTCGGCCGAAAAAGAGTTGAAGCAAGTCGGGCTCCGAACCGTCCTTTCGAACGAAATTGAGGAAGTGCGCGCAGCGTATCCAGAGGCCGATGTCGTCGAAGCAACGGCAATTCCGCAGGTGACAGTTCAGGCGAACGACATGCTAGAATCGGTCTTTCGAAACCTGCTGAAAAATGCCATCCAACACAACGACACGGAGACGCCACGAGTGGCTGTTTCGGTGACTGACCGAGACGAGACGGTTCATATCCGAGTCGCGGATAACGGTCCTGGGGTCCCCGACGAGCAGAAAGAGCGAATATTTGGCAAGGGCAAGAAGGGACTCGACAGCCAGGGCACAGGGATCGGTCTCTATCTCGTGAAGACCCTCGTCGGGAACTATAGTGGCGATATCTGGGTCGAAGATAGGGATGAGCAGGGTCTCTCGGACAGTCAAGCGATCCCCGATGACGAGCGCGAGGGAGCGGTCTTCGTCGTGGAGTTGCCGAAAGTGAAATTGGAATGA